Part of the Streptomyces sp. WMMC500 genome is shown below.
CTCCGCGCTCCGCGTAGTCGACGGCGTACGCCAGGACGTCCGCAAGCTCCCAGGTGCCGAACTCGGCGAGCAGCCACAGCCAGGAGTCGACGGCGCCCGGGACGGCCGCGGCGAGCGCGCCGGCGCCGGGCACGTGGTCGAGACCCTCGGCGCGGAAGTGCGCGATCGTGGCTCCCCGCGGGGCGTGCCCCTGGCCCGCGAGCACCCGCGGCGCGGGATCCGCCGCGGTGGCGAGTACGGCGACGAGGTCGCCGCCCGGGCCGTTGAGGTGCGGTTCGGCGACGTGCAGGACGAAGGCGCCGGCCGTGGCCGCGTCGAAGGCGTTGCCGCCGCGCTCCAGCACGGACTGGGCCGTCGCGGAGGCCAGCCAGTGCGTCGAGGCGCACATGCCGAAGGAGCCGCGCAGCGTGGGGCGCGTGGTGTGCGGGGGTGCGTCGGTCGGTGAGGGTTGCTGACCGGCCATGTCTGTCACATTCCGTTCGTCTCGTACGCGGCGGGCCGACGGCGCGTGGCCTACGGCGCGTGGTGTGCGGCGTGGTGGGCGGCGAGCACGTCGCCGCCGAAGTCGGCCACGGGGTCCCGCCACACGGCGTGGGCGTGGTTGACGCCGCGGTGGATGTTGGTCCACTCGATGAGCAGCCGCGGCCCCTGCAGCCGGTAGTAGTGCGGTTCGCCCGCCGCGGTGGAGCCGGCCCAGGCGAGGTGGACGGCGTCGAGGGCCGCCGGGTCGTCGTAGCGGGCCAGCGGGGACACCCCGGCGGGCACGCGGTCGAGGTACGTGCCGAGCAGGGCGCGCAGCAACTCCCGCTGCGCGGCGTCGAGTTCCGCGCCCGGTACGCCCTTGGGCGCCGGCGTAAGAGCGAGCGCCCGCTGGTCGGTGCCGGCCAGCCCGGTGACCGGGTGCCCGGCGCGGTCCGGGACGTGCCGCCCCGGGCGCCAGAGTTCGCTGCGCCGCAGCTCGCGGCCGTCGACCCGGGTGCTGTTGCCCGCCACCACGTCGTGCGGGGCGCGCCGCAGCAGGACGGCGCGGGCGGCGGCGCCGGGGCGCAGGGAACGTACCAGCTCACGGGCCAGGTCCTCGGCCGTCCCCAGCGGGCGCAGTACCGCGCCGCCCATAAGCGGCGACACGGCGGGGTCGGCGCCCAGGAAGCACGGCGTGGCCGCGGCGACGCGCCCGTCCACGACGAGGTTGTTGAGCGAGACGTGGTGGCCGCCGAACCGCCAGCCCCACGGCTGCGCCCCGCCGGGCTCGCCGAAGACCCGCAGGTAGTACATGGCGGGGTCGCGGGTGCGCTCCCGGCCCCAGTCGGTCGCGAAGCCCTCCACGCGGTCGAGCACGTTCTCCAGACCCAGCACGGTGGCGACGGTGGTGTACCCGGCCTCCGACAGTCCGCTGGCGACCAGCCGCATCACCAGCCGGTGCTGGGCGGGGCGCTGCTGGTGGAACGTCAGGCCGCCGTGGTCGGTGGGGGTGTAGAACCAGCGGGTCCGGTCGGCGTCGGCGCCGCCGCCGGCCGCAGGCGGCGGGCCGACCGCGGCCCGGCGCTGGTCCGCGTCGAGGGAGTCGAGCCACGCCAGGGCCGCCTCGGCCATCCGGGCCGCGACCTCGCGGCTGCCGTCAGCCACGGCCGCCGCCGGCCACGCCGAGGAAGTCGCGTACCCGAAGGGCGATCGTGTCCGCGAACTCCACCGCGATGCCGTGCCGCCCGTCCTCGATCGGGTACAGCTCGGCGTGCGGCATCCGCTGCGCCATCAGCTCGGCGCCGGCGTACGGCGCCAGCCGGTCCGCCGTGCCGTGCACGATCAGCGTGGGCGCGGTGATCTCGCCGAGCCGGTCGCGGACTTCGTGCTGACGGGCCACGTCGTGGCGGCGGGCGCGCTGGCCGGGCGTACGGACGGTGAGCGTCCGGCCCGCCGCGGCCGGCAGCCCGGCCCGGCCCGCGGGGGTGAAGAAGAAGCCGGCGGCGGCGTGCTGCCGGTCGTCGGGCGACATCCGCAGCAGCTCGTCGATCGCCTCGCCGCCCATCGCGAAGCTCGGCGTGGTGGCCACCAGGACGAGGGACGCGACGCGGCCGGGGTGCCGGAGCGCGGCGTGCTGCGCGACCGCGCCGCCGAAGGAGGTGCCCAGCAGGTGCGCCCGCGGCAGCTCCAGCGCGTCGAGCAGGGCGGCGAGGTCGTCGGCGAGGTCTTCGAGCGCGTACGGGACCGGCGGGTTCACGGTGATCCCCGAGTCCCGCTGGTCGTACGAGATCGCCCGGATCCCCGCGCCGAGCCGGCCGCGGAGCGCGGCGAACTGCGTGCGGTCGCTCTCGCCGCCGTGCACGAGGACGAGGGGTACGCCGCTGCCGCCGTCGAGGACCCCGACGTCGAGTCCGCCCGCTCGCACGGTCGCACTGGCCGGTTCCGCGGGTTCCCGTTCCTGCTCTGCCTGGTGCCCTGCCACGCTGACCTCCCTGTCGATGCATTCGTAAGATATACCTACGATTTGAGATACGTCTATCACTTAGAGCGGAGGATTTCCGCCCGACGCAGGGGAGTGTGCGGGCACGGCTGTGCGCCGGGCGTCATACCCGGGGGGTGAGTGGGAGGTGCTACCGCGGTAGGGGGAGGAGGAGGGGGCGGCGGCCGGTCAGCCGGCCCGCGCCCACCCGCGCAGCGCGCCGCGGTACGCCTCGGTCAGCCGCGTGATGACCTCGCGGCGGGAGAGCCCCGTCTCCCGCAGCAGGTCCTGGACCTCCCGCGGGTCGAAGATCACGTTGCTGAGGAAGAGGGCGTACTCGAGCATGTCGTCCGGGACGCCGATGTCGTCCATCAGCCCGCGCACGGGGCCGCTCCAGGCGTCGCGGGTGGCGACGATGATCTCGTTCCCGGCGTGCAGCCGCTCCAGGAAACCCCGCCGGGAGCGGAGCTGCACCAGCGCCGGGCCGTGCTCGGCGAGCAGGTCCACCCACTTGTCCACGACGGCGTCGAACAGCGGCCGGCCCTGCGCGGCCGACGTCGCGCTGAAGTCGCGCAGTTCCTCGATGACGCTGAGCACGTAGGCCGCGAGCACGTCGTCCATCGAGGAGTAGTAGCGGTACGCGGTGGCCGGGCCGATCTCCGCGCGCGACGCGACCGCCTGCATCGTGAGCCGGTCGGGCGCCTCCCGGGCGAGCTCGCCGACGGCCTCCAGGAGGCGCCTGCGGTTGCGGCGGGTGTCGCTGCGCAGTTTGCGCCCCCCGTCCGGGGCGGCCTGCTGGTCGGCCACAGGGCTCCTCCGCCTCATCGACGTGCAGGCAAAGGGTAGCGCCCCGGGGTACGGGCCGGCCGGGCGCCCGCACGCGGCGGGCGCACCCCCGCCGGCACCCGCACCGGCCCCCGGACCGGCACCGTCACGGGCCCGCGGCGCCGAAGTAGCGCACGATGCGTTCCAGCCCGGTCCACAGGTCGTCCTCGGCGGTCGCGAACGAGATCCGGATGTGCCCCTCGCCCGACGGCCCGTACTCGGCGCCCGCCCGCACCAGCACCCCCTGCCCGGCCAGCTCGCGGACGACGTCCTCGGAGGGCACGCCGGTGTCGTAGCGGAGGAACCCGTAGAACGCGCCCTCCGGCGGCACCAGGTGCAGGCCGGGCACGCCGGACAGACGCGCGACCGCCAGCTCGCGCCGCCGCCGGTACCCGTCGGCCATGGCCGCCACGACGTCGTCCGGCAGCTCCAAAGCGGCCAGGGCCGCGTGCTGGACGGCGGTGTTGAGCGAGCCGTTCAGGCTCCGGTGCACGTGGGCCGCCGCGTCCACCACCGCGCGCGGCCCGGTCACGTACCCCACCCGCCAGCCGGTCATCGCGTACGTCTTGGAGAAGGTCTGCACGTACACGGTCCGGTCCCGCAGCGAGTCGATCTCCAGCGCCGACGTCGGCTCGTGCCCCGGGTAGGTCAGCCGGTGGTACGCCTCGTCGCTGACGACGAGGGTGTCGGAGCCGTCCAGCAGCTCGCCGAGGGCCGCCAGTTCCTGCCTTCGGTGGACGATGCCCGTGGGGTTCGCCGGGTTCGAGAAGATCAGCATGGCCGCGCCCGGGAGCGCGGCGGCCAGCGCGTCGAGGTCCCAGTGCAGGTCGGGGGCGAGCGGGACGTGGTCCACGGTGCCCCCTGCGAGGACGACCAGGTCGGCGTAGAGCGAGTAGGCGGGCTCCGGGATCACCACGCGGTCGCCGGGGTCGATGGTCGCCAGCACCACCGCCGCCAGCGCGGCGGTCGCGCCGTGGGTGACCGCGATGTCGTCCGCGGTCCAGGCCCGGCCGGGGTGGGCCGGCAGGCGGGCCGCGAGCGCGGCGCGCAGCTCCCGGATGCCGCGCTGGTCGGCGTAGTGGGTGTGCCCGCCGCGCAGGGCGGTCACGGCGGCGGCGATCACCGGCGGCGGGGTCGGGTGGTCCGGCTCGCCCATGGCCAGCGAGACGGTCCCGGGCGGGGCCGGGGCGAGGGCCGGGCGCCGCGAGAGGCGGCGCAGTTCCGCGATCCGGAAGGCGGGCGCCACGTCGGGCGGCACGGCGGGTGGCACGGCGGGCGGCACGGCGGTCACCGGGCCGCCGCCTCGTGGCCGGGCCGTGCGGCGAGGATGCGGCTGCGCAGCGCCTCCTCCTTCGCCACGATCCCGTCGACCGCCCCCGCGACCTCCCGCGCGCGGCGCCGCGGTACGACGACGACGCCGTCGGCGTCACCGACGAGCACGTCGCCCGCCGCCACCACCACGCCGCCGACCGCCACCGGGGCGCCGACCGTGCCCGGCCCCTCCTTGAAGGGACCCGCGGGGGTGACGGCCCGCGCGTAGACCGTCAGCCCCATGTCGGACAGCGCCTGGACGTCGCGCACCGCGCCGTCGACCACCGCGCCGGCGAGCCCGGCGTTGACCATGATCTCGCCGATGAGGTCGCCGATCAGCGCGCGGGTCGTGTCCCCGTGCCCGTTGACGACCAGGACGTCGCCCGGCCGGGCCTCGTCGAGCGCCCGGTGGACCGCGAGGTTGTCGCCCGACCGCACGTCGACGGTGAGCGCGTTGCCCAGCAGCGCGGCCCGCTCGGTGACGAGCCGGATGCCGCCGTCCACGACGGTCATCCGCTCCAGCGCGTCGCCGACGTTGGCGGCTGGCACCTCCCCCAGCCGGCGGGTCTCCCCCGCCGCCACGCGGTCCCAGCCCGGAGTGACGAACACGCTGTCCGCCGCCGCGGCAATGAACACGATGGTCTCCGTTCTTAAATGAGGCACTCATATCAGATAAGAGGACCATAGCCGCTCGGCCGGCCGGCGACAACGGGCGGTCGGGCCGGACGTACGGCACAGGGCGGCAGCCGGCGCACCGCCGGCTGCCGCCCTCGACC
Proteins encoded:
- a CDS encoding DUF3500 domain-containing protein: MADGSREVAARMAEAALAWLDSLDADQRRAAVGPPPAAGGGADADRTRWFYTPTDHGGLTFHQQRPAQHRLVMRLVASGLSEAGYTTVATVLGLENVLDRVEGFATDWGRERTRDPAMYYLRVFGEPGGAQPWGWRFGGHHVSLNNLVVDGRVAAATPCFLGADPAVSPLMGGAVLRPLGTAEDLARELVRSLRPGAAARAVLLRRAPHDVVAGNSTRVDGRELRRSELWRPGRHVPDRAGHPVTGLAGTDQRALALTPAPKGVPGAELDAAQRELLRALLGTYLDRVPAGVSPLARYDDPAALDAVHLAWAGSTAAGEPHYYRLQGPRLLIEWTNIHRGVNHAHAVWRDPVADFGGDVLAAHHAAHHAP
- a CDS encoding alpha/beta hydrolase; its protein translation is MAGHQAEQEREPAEPASATVRAGGLDVGVLDGGSGVPLVLVHGGESDRTQFAALRGRLGAGIRAISYDQRDSGITVNPPVPYALEDLADDLAALLDALELPRAHLLGTSFGGAVAQHAALRHPGRVASLVLVATTPSFAMGGEAIDELLRMSPDDRQHAAAGFFFTPAGRAGLPAAAGRTLTVRTPGQRARRHDVARQHEVRDRLGEITAPTLIVHGTADRLAPYAGAELMAQRMPHAELYPIEDGRHGIAVEFADTIALRVRDFLGVAGGGRG
- a CDS encoding TetR family transcriptional regulator — protein: MADQQAAPDGGRKLRSDTRRNRRRLLEAVGELAREAPDRLTMQAVASRAEIGPATAYRYYSSMDDVLAAYVLSVIEELRDFSATSAAQGRPLFDAVVDKWVDLLAEHGPALVQLRSRRGFLERLHAGNEIIVATRDAWSGPVRGLMDDIGVPDDMLEYALFLSNVIFDPREVQDLLRETGLSRREVITRLTEAYRGALRGWARAG
- a CDS encoding aminotransferase class I/II-fold pyridoxal phosphate-dependent enzyme, with product MTAVPPAVPPAVPPDVAPAFRIAELRRLSRRPALAPAPPGTVSLAMGEPDHPTPPPVIAAAVTALRGGHTHYADQRGIRELRAALAARLPAHPGRAWTADDIAVTHGATAALAAVVLATIDPGDRVVIPEPAYSLYADLVVLAGGTVDHVPLAPDLHWDLDALAAALPGAAMLIFSNPANPTGIVHRRQELAALGELLDGSDTLVVSDEAYHRLTYPGHEPTSALEIDSLRDRTVYVQTFSKTYAMTGWRVGYVTGPRAVVDAAAHVHRSLNGSLNTAVQHAALAALELPDDVVAAMADGYRRRRELAVARLSGVPGLHLVPPEGAFYGFLRYDTGVPSEDVVRELAGQGVLVRAGAEYGPSGEGHIRISFATAEDDLWTGLERIVRYFGAAGP
- a CDS encoding RraA family protein — protein: MFIAAAADSVFVTPGWDRVAAGETRRLGEVPAANVGDALERMTVVDGGIRLVTERAALLGNALTVDVRSGDNLAVHRALDEARPGDVLVVNGHGDTTRALIGDLIGEIMVNAGLAGAVVDGAVRDVQALSDMGLTVYARAVTPAGPFKEGPGTVGAPVAVGGVVVAAGDVLVGDADGVVVVPRRRAREVAGAVDGIVAKEEALRSRILAARPGHEAAAR